The Haloarcula rubripromontorii genome has a window encoding:
- a CDS encoding NAD(P)/FAD-dependent oxidoreductase, whose product MTENVVVLGSGYAGAGAIKSFEDEVDGETDVDITWISETDYHLVLHESHRCIRDPSVQENIAIPVHEIKQPSTEFIQDEVVGIDTDAQEVDLADSDAVEYDYLLVGLGSQTAFFGIDGLEEYALTLKSLDDALDIHDKIQQAAREASTNDPAQVVIGGAGLSGIQTAGEVAEFRDEHNAPIDIHLVEGLDQVLPNSDPELQGALRKRLEAADVNIKCGEFIGEVDEATVYIGDEDELDYDVLVWTGGITGRDCMQDVDLDKDERNHRVHAEGNFQTEDERVFAIGDSALIDQPGDQPAPPTAQAAWQAAEVAGENLARAVRGQPLKTWTHKDKGTVVSVGEKAVAHDVVNVPVETFGGLPAKLLKKAIAARWINDMTGVGRAAKAWPDM is encoded by the coding sequence ATGACAGAGAACGTGGTCGTGCTCGGGTCGGGATATGCCGGCGCGGGGGCAATAAAGAGTTTCGAGGACGAGGTAGACGGAGAGACGGATGTCGATATCACGTGGATTTCTGAGACGGATTATCATCTGGTCTTGCACGAGTCCCACCGCTGCATTCGGGACCCAAGCGTCCAGGAGAACATCGCTATTCCCGTTCACGAGATCAAACAGCCCTCGACCGAATTCATTCAGGACGAGGTCGTCGGCATCGACACCGACGCCCAGGAAGTCGACCTCGCCGACTCCGATGCCGTCGAGTACGACTACCTGCTCGTGGGCCTGGGCTCGCAGACGGCCTTCTTCGGCATCGACGGACTCGAAGAGTACGCCCTGACGCTCAAGAGCCTCGACGACGCCCTCGACATCCACGACAAGATTCAGCAGGCGGCCCGCGAAGCCTCGACGAACGACCCCGCGCAGGTCGTCATCGGCGGCGCTGGCCTCTCTGGGATTCAGACCGCCGGCGAGGTCGCCGAGTTCCGCGACGAACACAACGCGCCAATCGACATCCACCTGGTCGAAGGCCTCGATCAGGTCCTGCCCAACAGCGACCCGGAACTTCAGGGTGCCCTGCGCAAGCGCCTCGAGGCCGCCGACGTGAACATCAAGTGCGGGGAGTTCATCGGCGAGGTCGACGAGGCGACGGTGTACATCGGCGACGAGGACGAACTGGACTACGACGTGCTGGTCTGGACGGGCGGTATCACCGGTCGGGATTGCATGCAGGACGTGGATCTGGACAAGGACGAGCGCAACCACCGTGTCCACGCAGAAGGGAACTTCCAGACCGAGGACGAGCGGGTCTTCGCTATCGGTGACTCGGCGCTGATCGACCAGCCGGGCGACCAGCCCGCGCCACCGACCGCGCAGGCCGCCTGGCAGGCCGCCGAGGTGGCCGGCGAGAACCTGGCTCGCGCCGTCCGAGGGCAGCCGCTGAAGACGTGGACCCACAAGGACAAGGGGACGGTCGTCTCCGTCGGTGAGAAAGCCGTCGCCCACGACGTCGTGAACGTCCCTGTGGAAACCTTTGGTGGGCTACCCGCAAAACTGCTGAAAAAGGCGATTGCCGCCCGCTGGATCAACGATATGACCGGTGTCGGTCGGGCCGCCAAGGCCTGGCCCGACATGTGA
- a CDS encoding iron-containing alcohol dehydrogenase family protein encodes MTLDPPVAGDLAAPFRFEYDPATLRYAPDAARDLGAELDAQGCDRALVVCGATVGATPAVMDPVREGLGDRLAGVFAETTPAKRLGTAYDGLDRFREVDADCLVAVGGGSSLDVAKVISVLAATDRDPDAVGRALVDSGTIPVPEAELPPIIAVPTTLAGADLSIVAGVTAHPDTCPVDGPASGGVGDPDLMPAAVCYDPELIATTPRSVLAASAMNGFDKGIETLYAATATPITDATASHGLGLFTEALRAFGDGDDDQWVYQSLAQGVMLVQYGIARADGTTLSLLHAFGHGLTRTYEVQQGAAHAVVAPHALSYLFEQVDGRRSLLAESLGVGDEADPAAAVVDRVDDVVAALGLPTRLRDVAGPDREEFPDVADAVLEDSFMANAPPGLEPTQDDIVGVLEAAW; translated from the coding sequence GTGACGCTCGACCCACCGGTCGCCGGCGACCTCGCTGCCCCGTTCCGGTTCGAGTACGACCCCGCGACGCTCCGGTACGCTCCCGACGCCGCCCGAGACCTGGGTGCGGAGTTGGACGCACAGGGCTGTGACCGGGCGCTGGTCGTCTGCGGGGCGACCGTCGGTGCGACGCCGGCCGTGATGGACCCCGTCCGGGAGGGGCTCGGTGACCGACTCGCCGGCGTCTTCGCGGAGACGACGCCGGCCAAGCGGCTCGGCACCGCTTACGACGGACTCGACCGCTTCCGCGAGGTCGACGCCGACTGCCTCGTCGCCGTCGGCGGCGGGAGCAGCCTCGACGTGGCGAAGGTAATCAGTGTCCTCGCGGCCACCGACCGCGACCCCGACGCTGTCGGCCGGGCGCTCGTAGACTCGGGAACGATACCCGTCCCCGAAGCGGAACTGCCGCCGATTATCGCCGTCCCGACGACGCTGGCGGGCGCTGACCTCTCTATCGTCGCCGGCGTCACGGCCCACCCCGACACCTGTCCCGTGGACGGGCCGGCCAGCGGCGGCGTCGGCGACCCGGACCTGATGCCCGCAGCGGTCTGTTACGACCCCGAACTGATTGCGACGACGCCCCGGTCGGTCCTCGCCGCGTCGGCGATGAACGGCTTCGACAAGGGCATCGAGACGCTGTACGCGGCCACCGCGACGCCGATAACCGACGCGACGGCGTCACACGGCCTCGGCCTGTTCACCGAGGCACTGCGCGCGTTCGGCGACGGCGACGACGACCAGTGGGTGTATCAGTCGCTCGCGCAGGGGGTCATGCTCGTCCAGTACGGCATCGCCCGGGCCGATGGGACGACGCTCTCCCTACTCCACGCGTTCGGTCACGGGCTGACCCGGACCTACGAGGTCCAGCAGGGCGCGGCCCACGCGGTCGTCGCCCCGCACGCGCTCTCGTACCTCTTCGAACAGGTCGACGGTCGGCGCTCGCTGCTTGCCGAATCACTCGGCGTCGGTGACGAGGCCGACCCCGCCGCTGCGGTCGTCGACCGGGTGGACGACGTGGTGGCGGCGCTGGGACTCCCAACGCGGCTCCGGGACGTCGCCGGCCCCGACCGCGAGGAGTTCCCCGACGTCGCCGACGCCGTCCTCGAAGACTCGTTCATGGCGAACGCCCCGCCGGGGCTGGAGCCAACCCAGGACGACATCGTCGGCGTGTTAGAGGCCGCCTGGTAG
- a CDS encoding NAD-dependent epimerase/dehydratase family protein gives MEDNRILVTGGGGFIGANLANKLAENNDVVALDDGYLGTPENVSEDVEYVEQSVLDDDLPTDVDVVFHLAALSSYAMHEDNPTHGARVNVEGFVNTVEQARDDGCDTVVYASTSSIYGSRTEPSPEDMDVTVNTGYEASKMARETYAEYFQNHYDLTLAGMRFFSVYQGYGGAEEHKGEYANVIAQFADDLASGDAPKLYGDGEQTRDFTHVDDIVRGLVLAAEHELNGVYNLGTGEAYDFNTVVEMLNDELGTDIEPEYVENPIPEDVYVHDTCADFSKMHEATGWEPEISFEEGIELVCAPYT, from the coding sequence ATGGAAGATAATCGAATTTTGGTGACCGGCGGTGGGGGGTTTATCGGGGCGAACCTCGCGAACAAACTGGCCGAGAACAACGACGTTGTCGCCCTAGATGACGGCTACCTCGGAACGCCGGAAAACGTATCAGAAGACGTAGAATACGTCGAGCAGAGTGTCCTCGACGACGACCTGCCGACCGACGTGGACGTGGTGTTTCACCTCGCGGCGCTCTCCTCCTACGCGATGCATGAGGACAACCCGACCCACGGCGCTCGCGTGAACGTCGAGGGGTTCGTCAACACCGTCGAGCAGGCCCGGGATGACGGCTGTGACACCGTCGTCTACGCCTCGACGTCCTCCATCTACGGCAGCCGAACGGAGCCGTCGCCGGAGGATATGGACGTGACGGTCAACACCGGCTACGAGGCCTCGAAGATGGCCCGGGAGACGTACGCGGAGTACTTCCAGAACCACTACGACCTGACGCTGGCCGGGATGCGCTTTTTTTCGGTGTATCAGGGCTACGGCGGCGCGGAGGAACACAAAGGTGAGTACGCCAATGTCATCGCCCAGTTCGCCGATGACCTGGCAAGCGGCGACGCACCGAAGCTGTACGGCGACGGCGAGCAGACCCGGGATTTCACCCACGTCGACGACATCGTCCGCGGGCTCGTTCTGGCCGCCGAACACGAACTAAACGGCGTGTACAACCTCGGTACCGGCGAAGCCTACGACTTCAACACAGTCGTCGAGATGCTGAACGATGAGCTGGGAACGGACATCGAACCGGAGTACGTCGAGAATCCGATTCCCGAAGACGTGTACGTCCACGACACCTGTGCTGACTTCTCGAAGATGCACGAGGCGACAGGCTGGGAGCCGGAGATCAGTTTCGAGGAAGGCATCGAACTGGTCTGTGCGCCCTACACGTAG
- a CDS encoding Rrf2 family transcriptional regulator, translated as MSSIELTPSQKNILQELVNLYRESESAVKGEDIAEKVDRNPGTIRNQMQSLKALQLVEGVPGPKGGYKPTANAYDALQIQDMDQAAEVPLRHNGELVEHSNVEEIDLTSVHHPEECRAEIQLQGTMSEFHEGDSVTVGPTPLSKLQIIGTLEGKDDTNNKLILAIDDMRAPAGEPEH; from the coding sequence ATGTCATCTATCGAACTGACACCCAGTCAAAAGAACATTCTGCAGGAACTGGTAAATCTCTATCGGGAAAGTGAAAGCGCTGTCAAAGGCGAGGACATTGCCGAGAAGGTCGACCGAAACCCCGGTACGATTCGCAACCAGATGCAGAGTCTCAAAGCCCTGCAGCTTGTCGAGGGCGTCCCCGGCCCAAAAGGTGGGTACAAGCCTACCGCTAACGCCTACGACGCGCTCCAGATCCAGGACATGGACCAGGCCGCGGAGGTCCCGCTTCGGCACAACGGCGAGCTCGTCGAACATTCGAACGTCGAGGAGATCGACCTGACCAGCGTCCACCACCCCGAGGAGTGCCGTGCGGAGATTCAGCTGCAGGGCACGATGTCCGAATTCCACGAGGGAGACTCAGTGACAGTCGGTCCGACACCCCTGTCGAAGCTCCAGATTATCGGGACCCTCGAAGGGAAGGACGACACCAACAACAAACTCATCCTCGCTATCGACGATATGCGGGCACCGGCGGGCGAACCGGAACACTAG
- a CDS encoding molybdopterin biosynthesis protein, whose product MSDRREFRDLASPEEAHEVVAGLDVDPEPETVPLADARDRVLAERVDADIDVPGFDRASMDGYAVHARDTFGADEADPVTLSVAGEVHAGEEPDVTVDSGSVAEISTGAVMPPGADAVVMVERTTETDDGVEIRTSVAPGDNVMLAGADIAAGARALGPGTRITPREIGLLSALGVDEVPVRGRPRVGILSTGDELVRPGDPLDSAAGQIYDVNSYTLAGAVAEAGGEPVMYPHAGDDYEEMERLLHEAADECDLVLSSGSTSASAVDVIYRVIEERGELRLHGVAVKPGKPMLVGTIGDSAYVGLPGYPVSALTIFQTFVAPAVRNAAGLEQPQTATASGTMAVQERYGEGRRRLMPAGLVEDEAGSLLVYPVDKGSGATTSLVDADGFVDVPPGTDYLAEGETVDVTLFSPAVRPPTLLGMGEDDPLLSRLLDTIDRPRYLPLGSTEGLRRLGNGVPDVAVVAGPAADDHDAADIGGWQREWGLVVGPESDVAGLGDLVDGEYRFVNRDSASGLRRSFDDELDAVGEDRGVGRAEIVDAIDGYELTTKAHESPARKVLAGDADAGLGLRATAAKLDLGFVSLGTQPVRVLANPDRRGKASVGALAEALDDLDSLTDGMAGMESQ is encoded by the coding sequence GTGAGTGACCGCCGCGAGTTCCGCGACCTGGCCTCGCCCGAGGAGGCCCACGAGGTCGTCGCGGGCCTCGACGTCGACCCCGAACCCGAGACGGTCCCGCTGGCCGACGCCCGGGACCGCGTCCTCGCCGAGCGGGTCGACGCCGACATCGACGTGCCCGGCTTCGACCGCGCGAGTATGGATGGCTACGCCGTCCACGCCAGAGACACCTTCGGCGCTGACGAGGCCGACCCGGTGACCCTGTCGGTCGCCGGCGAGGTCCACGCGGGCGAGGAACCGGATGTGACCGTCGATTCGGGCTCCGTCGCCGAAATCTCGACCGGCGCGGTGATGCCGCCCGGTGCCGACGCCGTCGTGATGGTCGAGCGAACGACCGAGACGGACGACGGCGTCGAGATACGCACCTCCGTCGCGCCCGGCGACAACGTGATGCTCGCCGGCGCGGACATCGCGGCCGGGGCGCGCGCGCTCGGTCCCGGAACGCGCATCACGCCGCGGGAGATCGGCCTCCTGTCGGCGCTGGGCGTCGACGAGGTCCCGGTGCGTGGCCGGCCCCGAGTCGGTATCCTCTCGACCGGCGACGAACTCGTCCGGCCAGGAGACCCCCTCGACAGCGCCGCCGGCCAGATTTACGACGTGAACAGCTACACGCTGGCCGGCGCGGTCGCGGAGGCCGGCGGCGAGCCGGTGATGTACCCCCACGCTGGCGACGACTACGAAGAGATGGAGCGACTGCTCCACGAGGCGGCCGACGAGTGCGACCTCGTCCTCTCCTCGGGGTCGACCAGCGCCAGCGCGGTCGACGTCATCTACCGCGTCATCGAGGAGCGGGGCGAACTCCGCCTCCACGGCGTCGCCGTCAAGCCCGGGAAGCCGATGCTCGTCGGGACCATCGGCGACTCGGCGTACGTCGGCCTGCCGGGGTATCCGGTGTCGGCGCTGACTATTTTCCAGACGTTCGTCGCGCCGGCAGTTCGGAACGCTGCTGGACTGGAGCAGCCACAGACAGCTACGGCCTCCGGCACAATGGCTGTCCAGGAACGCTACGGCGAGGGGCGCAGACGCCTCATGCCGGCCGGCTTAGTCGAGGACGAAGCGGGGTCGCTGTTGGTCTACCCGGTCGACAAGGGCAGCGGCGCGACGACGAGCCTCGTCGACGCCGACGGCTTCGTCGACGTGCCGCCGGGGACCGACTACCTCGCCGAGGGGGAGACGGTCGACGTGACGCTGTTCTCCCCGGCCGTCAGGCCGCCGACGCTTCTGGGGATGGGCGAGGACGACCCGCTGCTCTCGCGCCTGCTCGACACCATCGACCGTCCGCGGTACCTCCCGCTCGGGTCGACCGAGGGCCTCCGCCGTCTCGGTAACGGCGTGCCCGACGTCGCCGTCGTCGCGGGACCGGCCGCCGATGACCACGACGCGGCCGACATCGGCGGCTGGCAGCGCGAGTGGGGACTCGTCGTCGGCCCGGAGAGCGACGTGGCCGGCCTTGGTGACCTCGTCGACGGAGAGTACCGCTTCGTCAACCGCGACAGCGCCTCCGGACTGCGCCGGAGCTTCGACGACGAACTCGACGCCGTCGGCGAGGACCGTGGCGTCGGCCGCGCAGAGATCGTCGACGCGATAGACGGCTACGAACTCACGACGAAGGCCCACGAGAGCCCCGCCCGGAAGGTCCTGGCGGGCGATGCGGACGCGGGCCTCGGGCTCCGCGCCACGGCGGCGAAACTCGACCTCGGCTTCGTCTCGCTGGGGACCCAGCCGGTTCGGGTCCTCGCGAACCCGGACCGCCGGGGGAAAGCCAGCGTCGGCGCGCTCGCCGAGGCTCTCGACGACCTCGACTCGCTGACCGACGGGATGGCCGGAATGGAGTCGCAGTGA